TCAATAAGGAGGATATAGATGAAATTTTTACGCAGCGTAAAAGATGAAATGAAGAAGGTAACCTGGCCGACAGGAAAACAATTACGTAAAGATACACTTGTAGTCATTGAGATGGCTTTGATTTTCACTGTTATCTTTTATATTATGGATACAGCTATTCAAACAGTTTTTGCTTGGATATTACAATAAAATTCAGCGGTTTTTAGGTACCAAGTACTGGCGAAACTTTAAGAAGGATGCTATAATATGTTAGGAGAAAAACTTCGAGGAAGACTTGAGGTTTTTTTATTTTACAAGAGTAAAAGGAGCCGAAAAAATGGAATCTTTTGAAAAAGGATGGTACGTATTGCATACGTATTCTGGTTATGAAAATAGAGTAAAAATTAACCTGGAAACACGTAGACAAAGTATGCAAATGGAAGATTATATCTTTCGCGTAGTTGTTCCTGAAGAAACAGAAAAAGAAGTAAAAAACGGGAAGGAAAAAGAAGTCGTTCATAAAACATTTCCTGGTTATGTCCTGGTAGAAATGGTAATGACAGATGAGTCTTGGTATATTGTAAGAAATACTCCTGGGGTTACAGGCTTTGTTGGATCTCACGGAGCGGGAAGTAAACCAGCACCATTACTTCCAGAAGAAATTAATTCAATTTTACATTCATTAGGCATGAGTACAAGAACCGTCGAATTAAAAGTTGAAAATGGCGAAACAGTCAAGATTATCGAAGGGGCTTTTTCTGGCTTAGAAGGACAAGTTGCAGAAATTGATGAAGAAAAACAAAAATTAAAAGTAAATATTGATATGTTTGGTCGGGAAACGAGTACAGAACTTGACTTTGACCAAGTCGATAAAATTGACTAAAACATAGAAAAAACAGCACCGTGAGTAACAAACACGGTGTTGTTTTTTTTTATGTGTGCCAGGCATGGCATTTATCTAGCTGGTGAAAGTCCAGTCGCAGGTAGTTACCGCCAAGCGTAGCGAGCCACAAGCTGAAATCAGTGATGATGGGGTGAAGGAAGTGGTGTCGCAAATCTTTCAAGCCTACGAACAGGAACTTGATGAGGCTAAATGGTGGATAAGGCTGCATATCAAGCTGAAGTCCAAAAGGTAAACGTAAAACCAAGACAGTAAATCAAGAGGTTATGGAGAGAAAGATAAATGTCTTACCCTGGGAGCTCTTACGGACGTTTGTGAACGAACGGTCGAAAAAGGTTTGTCGTAAGAAGTCAGCTGAGGCCATAGTAGCTACTGTTTAGGTAGTAAAGGGCCGAATGTTTGTATAGTGTGAATCGCTAGAAGAAAATGTCCAAGGAGTCCGAAAACGAGGATACCCTAGAACAATAGAACGTAACTATTGATGGGAAAGATAGTGGGGGCGGTCTTGGATAAATCTACGACTAGAGGAGGAACAGCGCATGAGATTCATTGAAAAGATTACGAGTCATCAAAATATCACGCAAGCCATCGAACAGGTCAAAAAGAATAAAGGGGCTCCGGGTGTTGATGAGATGACAGTCGATGAACTCGACCATTATTTCTATCAACATGGACATACCCTTGTTCAGGAGATTCGGTCGATGACCTACCGACCAAAGGCGGTTAAAAGAGTTTATATCCCTAAATCTGATGGGAAGCAAAGACCTTTAGGGATTCCAAGTGTGGTGGACCGTGTGGTGCAACAGGCAACTGCGCAACAATTAAGTCGCATCTTCGATGTCCACTTCAGCGAAACCAGTTATGGTTTCCGCCCGGGTCGAAGTGCTCATCAAGCGATTGAAAAAGTCCTTGATTACTTGAATGAAGGCTATGAATGGCTCATTGATATGGATATTGAGAAATATTTTGATACAGTTAATCATGATCAATTAATCTCGACCCTTAGAGAACGGGTCAAAGATAGAGAAACCCTTCATTTAATACGTGTTTTCTTAAAAGCAGGTATTATGGAGAATGGCTTCGTTAGCCCGAACGAAACCGGAGTTCCGCAAGGAGGTCCGTTAAGCCCAGTTTTAGCGAATATTTATCTGGATAAACTGGATAAAGAATTAGAAGCAAGGGGGCTGCATTTCGTTCGTTACGCGGATGATACGGATATTTTTGTCAAAAGCGAGATGGCAGCCAATCGAGTGATGAAATCTATTACTGGTTGGATTGAAAGAAAACTATTCTTGCAAATCAATGTCACAAAAACTAAGGTCGTACGACCGACACAAAGTCAATTTTTAGGATTTACCTTTTGGAAGAACCAAAAAGGTTGGCAGTGTAAACCGAGTAAAGTCAGTAAAACAAAACTCTATGACAAAACCAAAGAAGTTCTTAAAAGGAAACATGCCGTGTCGCGACCTTTAGCTGTGACATTTACAAAGCTGAACCAGATTATAAGAGGCTGGATCAATTACTACCGTATCGGCAGTATGAAAACCTATCTAGCGAAGTTTGGTCAATGGTTACGACATAAAGTCCGTGTCATTATTATAAAGCAATGGAAACTTCCGCGACGAATCTATATGAATTTACAACAATTGAATCGACTATTCAATTGTCATTTCAAGAAAGAAGACATTTATAAGGTCGCTAATTCTAGATTAGGTTGGTATAGGAAATGCGGGATGGACGTTGTCAACTTTACGTTAAGTCCGAAAGTTTTAGCCATAAAGAAAAAGGATCGACCTGGATTGGTTGATCCTTTATCCTACTATCTAAATAAAGCGTGAAAACAGTACAAATGTAGCGCCGTATACGAGGACCGTACGTACGGTGCGACGGGAGGGGCGGAAATTTATTTCCCCTCTACCCTATTCCCAAAGAAATTGGGCAATTTGTTCATTTACTTGGTTATTTTCATGAAGCATACTATGTTGAGCGTTTTGTCCGTTTACAATAGAATAATCCACATCAAATTCATTTGCTTCTAACAAAGGATAAACCGATAAAGCACTTGTAAGAGGGACCATACCATCAGAAAAATCTGATTCACTTAATTGACCTGCGATTAATAAAATTTTCGTATCTTGTGATATTTGTGGTGTTAGTTCTTCAAAGTCTTGATATCTTTCTGAAAGCTCCTCGGGGCCATTATCTAATAAGTCATCAAGCGATTGATGATCGCTGGTGTTAATAAAGTCATTAAAAGGAGCTCCTAAACCGATAAATTTGTTGATTTCTGGTAAAGATTCTTCTTGTCCGTAGGTTCCCATATATCTATAAGAACTAACGCCTCCCATCGAATGGCCTACTAAGTTTACTTGGTCGAGTTGATAG
This region of Tetragenococcus osmophilus genomic DNA includes:
- the secE gene encoding preprotein translocase subunit SecE; protein product: MKFLRSVKDEMKKVTWPTGKQLRKDTLVVIEMALIFTVIFYIMDTAIQTVFAWILQ
- the nusG gene encoding transcription termination/antitermination protein NusG — translated: MESFEKGWYVLHTYSGYENRVKINLETRRQSMQMEDYIFRVVVPEETEKEVKNGKEKEVVHKTFPGYVLVEMVMTDESWYIVRNTPGVTGFVGSHGAGSKPAPLLPEEINSILHSLGMSTRTVELKVENGETVKIIEGAFSGLEGQVAEIDEEKQKLKVNIDMFGRETSTELDFDQVDKID
- the ltrA gene encoding group II intron reverse transcriptase/maturase, translated to MRFIEKITSHQNITQAIEQVKKNKGAPGVDEMTVDELDHYFYQHGHTLVQEIRSMTYRPKAVKRVYIPKSDGKQRPLGIPSVVDRVVQQATAQQLSRIFDVHFSETSYGFRPGRSAHQAIEKVLDYLNEGYEWLIDMDIEKYFDTVNHDQLISTLRERVKDRETLHLIRVFLKAGIMENGFVSPNETGVPQGGPLSPVLANIYLDKLDKELEARGLHFVRYADDTDIFVKSEMAANRVMKSITGWIERKLFLQINVTKTKVVRPTQSQFLGFTFWKNQKGWQCKPSKVSKTKLYDKTKEVLKRKHAVSRPLAVTFTKLNQIIRGWINYYRIGSMKTYLAKFGQWLRHKVRVIIIKQWKLPRRIYMNLQQLNRLFNCHFKKEDIYKVANSRLGWYRKCGMDVVNFTLSPKVLAIKKKDRPGLVDPLSYYLNKA
- a CDS encoding alpha/beta hydrolase → MKKFLFPLGLLFALLLVGCQSSSSAKAQQNNQSNQSSNTTQASEDIKASQQSETTIEKSATPTLFVHGHQGTVNSFRSMINYMEEENIAEREMVVTVHPDGSLDTEGELSGERTNPIIQVIFEDNVNNEWNQTEWIQNTLSSLKEDYQLDQVNLVGHSMGGVSSYRYMGTYGQEESLPEINKFIGLGAPFNDFINTSDHQSLDDLLDNGPEELSERYQDFEELTPQISQDTKILLIAGQLSESDFSDGMVPLTSALSVYPLLEANEFDVDYSIVNGQNAQHSMLHENNQVNEQIAQFLWE